One stretch of Flavobacterium sp. 9 DNA includes these proteins:
- a CDS encoding porin family protein, whose amino-acid sequence MKNSLKPKFDMRFLFSCLFLVSFLNGFSQEETKPKIEPIVKIDSLYREDQFYFSITYNLLTQIPQGLKQNKFSAGLSAGFLRDMPINKKRTFAIAAGLGLSYQNYFQNLTISKTPQGTRAYEVSDYNDITSNKYRQYLVDLPIEFRWRNSTYESYKFWRVYAGVKLSYVIANKSVLDNGEATYSVKNNPDINKFQYGVYLATGYNTWNVYINYGLNTLFKKDLKTTSGQNINVQTLNAGLIFYIL is encoded by the coding sequence TTGAAAAACTCTTTAAAACCAAAATTCGATATGCGATTCCTTTTTAGTTGTTTGTTTTTAGTGTCGTTTTTAAATGGTTTTTCGCAAGAAGAGACAAAACCTAAAATTGAACCGATAGTAAAAATAGATTCATTATATCGTGAAGATCAATTTTATTTTTCGATTACCTATAATCTTCTGACTCAGATTCCGCAAGGCCTTAAACAGAATAAATTTTCTGCCGGACTTTCTGCCGGATTCCTGCGTGATATGCCAATCAATAAAAAAAGAACTTTTGCAATTGCTGCAGGTTTAGGATTAAGTTATCAGAATTATTTTCAGAATCTAACAATTTCTAAAACTCCTCAAGGAACACGAGCTTATGAAGTAAGTGATTATAATGATATTACATCAAATAAATACCGTCAATATTTAGTCGATCTTCCAATCGAGTTTCGTTGGAGAAATTCGACTTACGAAAGTTATAAGTTCTGGAGGGTTTATGCCGGAGTTAAATTGAGCTACGTTATAGCCAATAAATCGGTATTAGACAATGGCGAAGCGACTTATTCAGTAAAGAACAATCCCGATATAAATAAATTTCAATACGGAGTTTATCTGGCGACAGGTTATAATACCTGGAATGTTTATATCAATTATGGGTTAAATACGCTCTTTAAGAAAGACCTAAAAACGACTTCCGGACAAAATATTAATGTACAAACGCTGAATGCAGGATTGATATTCTACATTTTATAG
- a CDS encoding TonB-dependent receptor has translation MKKIILALILGFSGLLSAQNSVSGTVTNLENKPVSNVSVYAPELHKGTKTDENGKYEFKNLPNGSFRLAFTFVGYTTQNKTINKLLKENTLDVTLTESIFEMDEVVVSTPFNKLQSQNVMKVEHESIKTLQQKGTSTLIEGLATIPGVSQISTGTSIGKPVIRGLSGNRVLVYSQGVRIENQQFGDEHGLGLNDAGIESVEVIKGPASLLYGSDALGGVLYFNPEKFADANTFKANFSQKYFTNTQGSNSSIGLKTSTDNWKFLARGSFNTHSDYKIADGERVTNTRYNETDFKTGIGYSNSSFSSVLRYNYNKLDLGMPDNGIGEQSTSKNTEFPRQGIFNHLLSLNNVIFFENSKLDVDLGYIANDRSEFEDSNEASLHMKLNTFNYNAKYHFPKFGKIEAIFGVQGMHQTNKNSGEEYLIPDATTNDFGAFGTANYEWGSNVLQAGLRFDNRKITSIAHGTEGEEGYFQALDRSFDSFNASLGYKTKLAEPLTLRLNVATGFRAPNLAELTSNGVHEGTNRYEIGNGDLKTEQNVQTDLNLEYKNTHFEFFINGFYNHINNYIYTSPTGEIRDNNDVFAYIQDNANLYGGEVGLHFHPHPLDWLHFETSFETVTGKKQNGDYLPLIPANNWNNTLRTEFKIKDWFQEGYASLNVSSTFNQNNVSGFETASNGYTLVNLGFGGTVKLGKHAFDVNLNGNNLFDKKYIAHLSRLKTDGIPNIGRNIVLGVNFNL, from the coding sequence ATGAAAAAAATAATATTAGCCCTTATTTTAGGGTTTTCGGGCCTGCTTTCGGCTCAAAATTCTGTTTCAGGAACGGTAACCAATCTTGAAAACAAACCAGTGTCAAATGTTTCTGTTTATGCGCCTGAATTACATAAAGGAACGAAAACTGACGAAAACGGAAAATACGAATTCAAAAATCTTCCAAACGGAAGTTTTAGACTTGCTTTTACTTTTGTTGGGTATACAACTCAAAATAAAACAATCAATAAATTATTAAAAGAAAACACGCTTGATGTAACGCTTACGGAATCTATTTTTGAAATGGATGAAGTTGTAGTTTCAACGCCTTTCAACAAATTACAATCTCAAAACGTAATGAAAGTCGAGCATGAAAGCATTAAAACGCTACAGCAAAAAGGAACTTCGACTTTGATTGAAGGTTTGGCTACAATTCCGGGAGTTTCACAGATTTCAACAGGAACTTCTATCGGAAAACCGGTAATTCGCGGTCTTAGCGGAAATCGTGTTTTGGTATATTCGCAAGGTGTTCGTATTGAAAATCAACAGTTTGGAGACGAACATGGTTTAGGTTTAAATGATGCCGGAATCGAAAGTGTTGAAGTCATAAAAGGACCTGCTTCTTTATTATACGGTTCTGATGCTTTGGGTGGAGTTTTGTATTTTAATCCTGAAAAATTTGCTGATGCGAATACCTTTAAAGCTAATTTCAGCCAAAAATATTTCACGAATACGCAAGGAAGTAATTCATCGATTGGATTAAAAACTTCTACTGACAACTGGAAATTTCTTGCTCGCGGAAGTTTCAACACTCATTCTGATTACAAAATTGCCGACGGAGAACGTGTAACCAATACACGTTATAATGAAACTGATTTTAAAACCGGAATTGGATATAGCAACTCTAGTTTTTCAAGTGTTTTGAGATATAATTACAACAAACTTGATCTTGGAATGCCGGATAACGGAATTGGAGAACAATCTACAAGCAAAAACACGGAGTTTCCAAGACAAGGAATCTTCAATCATTTATTGAGTTTAAACAACGTGATCTTTTTTGAAAACTCAAAATTGGATGTTGATTTAGGTTATATCGCCAATGACAGAAGTGAGTTTGAAGACAGCAACGAAGCTTCTCTTCATATGAAACTGAATACTTTTAATTATAATGCTAAATATCATTTTCCGAAATTTGGTAAAATTGAAGCTATTTTTGGTGTTCAGGGAATGCATCAAACGAACAAAAATTCTGGTGAAGAATACTTAATTCCTGACGCAACAACAAATGATTTTGGTGCTTTTGGAACCGCAAATTACGAATGGGGAAGCAATGTTTTGCAAGCCGGATTACGTTTTGACAATAGAAAAATAACTTCTATCGCACACGGAACTGAAGGCGAAGAAGGTTATTTCCAAGCTTTAGACAGATCATTTGACAGTTTCAATGCTTCTTTGGGTTATAAAACAAAACTCGCTGAACCTTTAACGCTTCGATTGAATGTTGCAACAGGATTTAGAGCGCCAAATTTAGCAGAATTAACTTCTAATGGAGTTCACGAAGGAACCAACCGATATGAAATTGGAAATGGAGATTTGAAAACAGAACAAAACGTTCAGACGGATTTAAATTTAGAGTATAAAAACACGCATTTTGAGTTTTTCATTAACGGATTTTACAATCATATAAACAACTATATCTATACTTCGCCAACTGGAGAAATACGTGATAATAATGATGTTTTTGCTTATATTCAGGACAATGCTAATTTGTATGGTGGTGAAGTTGGTTTGCATTTTCACCCGCATCCATTAGATTGGTTGCACTTTGAAACAAGTTTTGAAACTGTAACCGGTAAAAAACAAAACGGTGATTATTTACCTTTAATTCCGGCAAACAATTGGAATAATACTTTAAGAACAGAATTCAAAATCAAAGATTGGTTCCAGGAAGGTTATGCTTCTTTAAACGTTTCTTCTACTTTTAATCAGAATAATGTAAGCGGTTTCGAAACGGCTTCAAACGGTTATACTTTAGTAAATCTTGGTTTTGGCGGAACGGTAAAATTGGGTAAACATGCTTTTGATGTGAACCTAAACGGAAACAATTTATTCGATAAAAAATACATTGCTCACCTTTCAAGATTAAAAACTGACGGTATTCCAAATATTGGAAGAAACATCGTTCTGGGAGTTAATTTCAACTTATAA